The DNA segment TTTTATGAACGTCATGAAACCGATTAAGCGCGTTCTAAAAATGTTTTCAATGACTACAAAATAAGCAGAAGAAAACTTGCACACGTAGCTAAGGTTGATGCAATAAGATATATCAAAGAGGCATCATCGATAAGTGGGCGCGAAAACTATACGTGCTGCCTCTATATACTCACTTAGTTCTGTTCTCATACTGTTAGTTTATGAAAATTTGCATTCATATTTATTTCTCATCGTCCTTCGTAATTTTTGTGTACTTCAGCTCCTTCTGAATTTTATTTGAACTTTATTTAATTTCACCTGCGATACTGATTGAGCATATTCGAAACTAGAATATATTCTTCGGTCCCCTAAGTGGAGTAACTTTCCATATGCGGACGATCGGTTTGCCAGCTTGAAAAGAAGACGTTTGCTATGGGCTGGTGTTTCTGGTTCTGAAATATCATTATGTGCTTGTGTCAAATTCAACCACGATACTTATGGTTATTTTTATGTTGTCGATGAACAGGACATTTCAGCAGAGTCCTGTCAAAGTAATGATTCTTGAAATATCTGAAGGCACCATAGATATAGAATGCACTTAACTCGGTTTTCCTTATTAAAGAAGAATGCTTACTGTGTCGACCACACTGCGAACATTTCTAGAACTTTCTTCCTGAGTTACTTCGAATCCAAAAATTTTAATTCTTCACAACGCTGCATACGAGTGAATGTTTCAAAGTTGATTACTAGAAAATGGCGACACTCATTCACGAGCTTACTAAAACTTGACATTGACTTTTAATCATGAAAATTAAaggtgcacttaagtctccttagtgtgcaaaatgcgaaagcatttcgagTTTCGTTGCCTCCTTTGTTACTTAGTAATGTAATTAATCATTGATGACAATTATTTAATTAGTTGTTCAGACAATAAATGATTTATTATTAACCAATGATtaataatcaatcaattaatTGTAATATTTATTGTTTGCGGATTTCTGGGGGAATTAATAGTAATTCACCGATTTCGTGAATTACTCGGAGTAATGGGTGAAATTAATTGCCTTAATACTTAATTGATTATTTTGTATAGTAATTCGGTCATTTAAACTTTCCCTTCAATCATTATTATTCTTTACAAACCATTATTACAGTCTTACTGGATGACTGACAGTTTATGAGGACACGCCCTGTCCACATCTGTCCACAGCCCGTGGCGACACAtactgtccacgccactcatgaggcaagaaatgctttcgcgttaaaaatcACGTAACACGTGCAGCGACAGCCATTCGCTCTATTCCTGCCCCGCAGGCGGCCCAGCACTGTCATGGAAGCGCCCTGGGTTATAATAGTCCGCGATAACTGTCAAATTAGAACCTGAATACATACGCTTGCCTTAAACGTGCGGAGTAACTTTGGCTACAAGCAGTGTATGTCGACCCCGAAAAATTGCTTACCGCGACGGATACTGGTTTTCCAATCGTAAGCATTAATTTACCGGCGGTGACCGTGTTGGTAATGGCAACAGCATTCCCATGAATCGGGGGCACTGCTCAGCCAGTGCCGCTGCGCCTAGCAGCCAATCACCTTCTTTTCTGCGGCCACTCGGtcacgctttctttctttcttacgttGCAGATGATGTCAAGACGCTATTTTTGAATTTGAAATTCAAAGCCACGTGCCACGTTGTGGTAGCCATGGAAGCCAACTGTAGAAGCGCGTGTCGAGAATTCCTGGTAAGGAAAGtgactcaggaaaaaaaaaaataaatgcttatctgtttgcataaaaagaactgttttttttttttaactcataTTGAGGCCAGTGAGTTTCCAATTAGGTCGGATTACACTAGCGCAATTATAGCCGTGCGCATTTCGTAGCTTATTTTGTCGCTTGTACTGCTTGTTGTTTTGGCTTAGACCGGTTGACAAATTTCCACAACTAACCTGACTTCCGAACCTATTGCAAGATCCAGCAGTGACAGGGCAGTAGTGAATAGAACCCATTTCATGCCAGAGCAGAGACCGCGCTGACCCGTAATGTCGCGCCTATAGATAGCATGATCGCAAGAGTAGAGACTGTGAGCTGCTCTTCTGCGCTCAGCATTGGCGCATGCGCACCGTTCACGTAGCAGAGGAGCGAACCTGGCTAGGGGAGGCCTAAAAGCTCAACGATCATTTATCTCGATGATCGATGATATTGCCGCTGTGACTGCAGATAATTGCCCCGACAAACTCGGGGCGGATCAGTGGCTCGAATGAGCGCATCGCTGATTAAACTTATCCTGGCAGTAGCTCCCCAATTGCGACGCGTGTCAGCTCAGGTGAAACATTGCAATCCAAACGCTGCGTTAATGGTGCGTTGCTGCTCAGACGTCTGAGCACTCTGCTAATGGCCATCATTAATTCCCCGAGGCTGTCCCGCTTGGTTACTTCCGTCCCTGCCAACGTGAGCCCCTGTTGTCAGCTTAATGGGACCATGGGCAATAATTACGCACGGATGGACAGTCTGCTTTTAGGAAACCAGCGTCTGCCGGGCACTGGCAGAGTGTAGTTTGCGACCAAAGCAGGGGATGATATGACGGAAAGCAAAGGCAGCTTTAGGAAACCACGGCGCGAGCTGTGCGCATAAGCAAACGCCAAGCGAAACGTCTAATTTCTGTACGCTCTCATCGGTCATGTTAATAATAGAGCATTCTAAAATTGTCGAGCGTCCCCTCGCGCTTTGTTCGACCATTACTCGTAGACGTGACACAGTTGCTTGGCAGCCGCACATGTGCTGGCAGCGCTTCGGGCGCTGCCGATGCGAATAACCGGTTTCGTGTCGGGAAAGCCGGTCACTGACTGTCGCAGTTGGACGTGCCGTGGTGCACTGACGAAGAATTAGCCGATCAGGCTGTGCTTCCGAACTGTAATCGACGAATATATTCTGCAAGAGGCCGAGTTTCTTGAGGCTTTCTGCAAACGGCTCCCTGCGCGATTCTTCATGTATACACAAAGCACGGCTGCTTGAAAATGGGGACTCTGTAAGGCGGAGTTCGTTCCGACGTGCCCGTGATTATTGCGTCCGTTATATATCGGTTACGCTTTGAAGACGGCCGCATGCCTTTTGCGGCTTGCGCCAGCGGCAGGAGACCGACCGCCGCATTCTTGATGCGGCTAACTTTTCGTCCTGCCAGAGGAGCCATACGGGGCTATCCGAACGCGGACAAATCGGGGTTCTTTCTTTGACGCGGCAGTGAAAGACCGTCAAAGCTGGCCGAGCATCCATTGTGGAGATTTCAGTTGTACGGTTATTCACCCGGCGCTGATTCTATGCTGCTGCTAGTCGAGGTGGCTTCAAGGGCGGCTTGTGGGCGAGTGGATATGATACTTTTATGTCAGTTTTGGCAAGTACTGTGTAACCGTACTGAACGTCCTCAACACgacattgttttcctttttcccaaTGCTAACGAACCTGTCAGGTTGTATGGTGGGGAACAATACGCAGTACCGACCCAGTGGCGTGAATCTCATCTCAGGAAGCGCACCGAGCGCAGAGCGCATTCGCACGGTGGCTTGAGCCGGTCAGAATAAGGGCGAGGCGGCTGCAACGGGGAGGTAAAGAAATGGCCCACATACGGCCGTTTGAGAGATGGGACAATGCGGGCTTGGGCTGGCCTTGAAAACCTGCctcatttctctctctccctctcttgaTGGCGGAAGCCGGCAAATGCGGCGCGAAGGCCACgctgccgctatggacgagtgcaAAACGGCTGGTTTAAAATGAGGTTGCGCTCCGCGCTCAGACATCGAATACAAACATCACCGTGCTTTGGCCAGCGCTGGAGCTAAATGCTGCTGAGCTTTGAAACCACGCGCTTTGTAAAAGCCTAGTTGCTTTGTATAGATATCTTTTATTTCAAGATTTGGTAGTGATTAAACTGCACTCGCTTTTAATTTTCCTGTTGCttatttcttttcaattttttatGAACCGATTCACAAAAATCGTGGCATTTCAAACACGGAAACACCTAAGTGGATTTTGCGTTCGACTGGTGGTCcaaaggtcgcgggatcgaatcccggccgcggcggccgcatttcggtggaggcgaaatgcaaatacgaccatgcgctgtgcgatgtcagcacatgttAAACAACCCCGGGTGGTCTCAATTAACTCGGAGCTCTGAACGCTCTGTCATACCCCCATatgtcgctttggtacgttaaacttAACATATTATAATTATTAAGAAACACAGAAACCAAATACAGGCCAATCTTCACTGCGACCCGTGTGCATTGCAAGCTTCATGAAGTGTTGAGCATATATTGGACGCAGTTTGAGCGGACAGATTATCTTCGCGGTAACATGAGGCGTTGTCAGGAAGTAGGTTTCTGAGGTTACGCAAGAAGTGAGGATTCAACTTTCCAGCTTAACCAAAAGCAACTCTTCTCAGCTCCGATTCCAGCCTGAGATGCCCGTTAACTTTACAATTACTAAATAAACCCCGAACAGATCATTCTTATCACAAACGTGCAGACCTTTTGTCGCTTCTACATTTGAACAAGTCACACAAATAACTGCAATTTGGGCAGTGAAAATGAAAAAGCCCATACCTTTGTGTGCGTCGTGAAATGCAGCACAACAGCCTGATAGTCAACGTGTCGAGTCAGTTGCGCTTATCTGCAAGGCTGGATTTATACCCAGAAGCTTCGTAATGGATGTTAACAGCAAAGCAGGCGGTCTTAAATTTTCAGCTTCAAGTCAAAGCATCCTAACAGTTTTCCGATCAAATCATTCGAGGTCGATACCTGAGGCAGGGGTGGTGAGAcagatatttgtttttgttttcatttgacGGTAATGCTACTCAATAACATTACAATTCAGCAAACTCACCTCTGCATGTAAAATTATTTGCTGCACCACTTGCGCATCCACACCACTCTCTCTATCATGATGCGATATCATTAAATATAAAGGGCGATATATGGAAGGTGTCCTACGTAATGTACATGAGCCAAATGTTCTAAATATACATCTGTGTGCTTGGCAACGAAATAAACGGTATTATCGACGGTCTGTTAACGATAGCAAGAGCATGATGTGCTTAATAGGTGTCAAATTAAATTGTTATGATTAAATAACTTTCTGACTGATCAGTGTATTAGTTGCTAACAGTTCTATTAATGATAAAAtcctttttttgttattttcgcaGCATTCTACTACCTTATAATCAACCCTTTTGCTAAACTGAAGGAGTATGGAAATGATTCATCAGGAGCAATTTATTTCTTTATCACGCCTTAAAAATTGCTGATTCTGTCCCATCACCGCAACATGTAGCTTATTTTTCCTGTCGACGCAATCGACATCTTGCTTATTTTCGGATGGTGACACCCGCGTGTGCGTTTCAGTCGATGCGTACCCTGTTCACAGCTGAAATGAACCAATAAAGGTACTTTGTTCATGAGCTGTTTTTCACGCACTTAATTTCACACTAACGGCGTTACCAGACTCTTTTTTTAGACTTCTCAGAGTGTCAGTGATTATGGCATATCTTTTGCGTGAGGTAGTGCACACGTTTCTTGTGCTCCGATGAGAGACAGGTCGAACAACGCTGTTTCCATTACAAGGGCTCGactagtagtagtggttttattaaaaataatagcaaaaaggaagcaaaagatttttgctagccccgatatctgccatcgatactgaagcacctgagctggggcagcggaaataaaggatagcaggcagaatcgagaaatgaaatgaaaaaggtgaggagacaggaagagaggatagtgaGATATAATcgacacaaactatttacacaataagaaatgtgtccaggctgtgcgcgtgattagttcaatgcaggggccgaatccacgagaCGGTTCCCTTTGGAGTCGGCTCGCTTTTACGCAGGCCGCCGCGCGCGATTGGCCGCgcagcagcatgtcaagcgaAACGCCTCGGGGATTCCGCCCCAGACCAGCCGACGCATGGGCACATTAATTCTTCTGTGCCCGTGCCGATCTAGGGGTTAACAAAAATGGCTGGAGATGGGGGTAGTTCAGTCACGAAAATTTTGGTGGGAAAACCGCGCAGTTTAAGTCGAAAATGGGATCGCCTCTGCTttcccccaccccccaccccataCCCCCGAACGCAACCCTTTCAAGCAGGTATTACGTTCCACTATggagaaaaatctaaaaattcgtgtgtatatatatttatgatCCCATATTTCACAAAAACAACATGGATAGCACAAAAAATTTAGGAATCCGCGCACGCCGCCGACTGCTACGCCCGCGGATTGTTGGACAATTTTTCTATCGAACACTGTTATGCACAATTAATGCAACGAAGTTTCCTCATTTCCACTGAGTTTCCGCAACTAAAACTCAGTGCCAATGTCTTTTAAAAGATACGGTAGGCACCTAATGTCCTTtcgtgctgtgaatgcaaaatCATCCTGTGACCAAAGGCCTTCACTCTAagggcatttaccatgaaggcatttgacctaaaggcttCTGCCATGAAGCCCTTTAGCTTAGAGGCCTTTATCATTGCCATTGTCGTTAACCAACATTTAGTAGCGTCGGTTATCATACCAAAACTACCACGTTAAATGTCACTACCACTAACTGCTACTGTCTCGTCTGTCTGCTCCACTGCAAAATAATCTgtatctgagctagttggttcatactgcacTTAAAACAGCCTCCAACGAGGGTCAGCACACAGCAAGGAGTCAAGACAAGAGGCGTGTCGTGTCTCCTTGCTGTGTGCTGTCCCTCGTTGGCTTATGTTTTATTAGCTTCTTTGCCTGTGATCACTGATTACTGTTTTATGATGTACTCCTGACATCATGCGAGACCATGGTGACGTCATTGGGGTTTTCCGACCAATGGACGAcaacgccgggtttcgttgctgatgagcatataatgctttcgcattaataacattTTCCACCACGTCAGATAACAAGCGACAGCACCAGCAGCACTTCCTTGGCGCGCCTTTGAACTTCGCGACGTCATCTTTAATCCTTGATGTGTGAAATCAATGTTTTTTCCTGGACAGGTAACGGTCCCGCCATTCTGCCCAGCAGGTACTCGAAGTGCAGCCGGCATCACTGATCTCGTGAGAAGAGCGCTAGATGCttcgaaaaaagaagtgaaaagTGGCGTGCAAAGTCGTAGACGCCGTGCTGCAAAgggctaaagccccaactcgatggacacatcctacgcgtaccagcggagcgcctacgcgcacgggcgtacgctggatactgtctgcgcatgcgcaaagcgcgacgcgcgcgcaggcgcgagcaggtacagatatctgtccatgtcagatatccgcgcctgagcgcgcgcgcttgcgcgcgcgtcggaagcggggtccggtttacaacaataggaggacggcgggggctctcggggactcttttctttatggcttgaacctatcccaggttcctggaacgtttcttcgcggtttaagttgtcctttcagcgccccccaaatccccttacttcacgcttgaaattccttcggtcggctcgagagggagaacgccccagcacagggagcatggaggtgtatgacttttttcgacgcttggcacggcgcggcgctgggcgcgtaggcgctccgccgtacgcctaggatgtgtgcatcgagttggggcttaacagTGGCCCAAAAACCGTCCCTGTGCTGTACGCTCAACGGTTAAGTTCACCCTAATGAAACGGACACGATCTCGAACAAGtggattctcttttttttttatatcggtgtaggcctgtggagaaaaacacaCCAGATTTCATGGCACAAATGGATTGTCCGCAACAAAGTGGCTAGCGCCTTTAATATCGTGCATCTTCCTTTGTATCATACCTTTGTTTGCCGTGTTCGCCTGAAatagaaacaaaatgtaaagCACAGCGAGTATATGCATACATTTACAAACACTTTCTTGTGTAAAGCGCATGTCTGCGTCCAGTACTGAGTACCGGTTTGTCATCAGGGTCCGTAGTATTTACAAAGTTCTCGACGAGCGCACGCAAACACGCCGAGAGACGGGGACAGCACACACAAGACGTCCACACAACCATTGAATGCTCCGCTTCTGCAACATGAGAAATCGTTCCAGCGACTGCTCAACCCTGTATCGCGCAGCGAGCGGGCACTTGACTGTCCGTGAAGTTGACTCACTAGGGAACACACCAAACTGACTCGTCTAGTAGATTAGTCTTGCACCCTTGCAGGAACGGGGCCATTTCTTAACCGGGTGGACATGGCTCCGCTAAAGGTGCACCGAGTACGCCCGGTCACACACGGAAGGAGTGCTTTGCGCGGGCGGGGCCACCTCTGCGACCATGCTCTTTATTCCATTCCGGCGGGGTTCCGAACTGTGCGGCTTCCAAGTCGGCGTTAGTGCCGACATGGTCGGAACCGGAGGACGAGACACCGGCAACGACTGAGCAACCGTGTCCTGCACGGTGAGCACGATTTCAGTGTTCCGCGTGTCACCGCCGCCGTTTGTGGGCGGCGACGGCGCAGCGGCCGTGCTAGGCTTCGCCATGCTGTCGGCAGGTGCCGCCACCggtgctgctgctggcgccgCTGGACCTGCTGGCGCGGGCGCAGGAGGTGCGGCTGGCCCTGCATCCTTTTTCTTTTGTGATGCCTTCTTTTTCGTGGCGGATTTGAGCTTTTCTTCTGTGACGCAGCAAGCGTAGATGAACACAAAGACACCGATGACGATGAACACGACAATAATGGCGATGACAAAGGCTGTCTCGCTGTCCACACCTCTCCGTCCTGGAAAGGGCATTGAAAAAGGTTCAGCTGTTAAACCGCTTGCGGGACTCCTCTCGACTATTTCGTTTTGTACGACTACACTGCTACAGATAGTTCCGATTCTAGCAAAATACAATGGCACATTTCGTTCAAGTTAATCGACATTATTAAATGCTTGAAAACTGAGCTCGAGCTGCTCATCCACATCAGTGCGCAGGCACGTGATGAgtgacgcgtcacgtcacgtgaatgccattttttttttcttgcacaaccTCTTCACAGAAGAAAAGCAGAACACCACAAATGTACACTCATCACTTACTGCGGGTTTGAATATGCCAAGAGTAATACGAAATGAATAATTTCCGAACCGAACGGAATATTCCTCGATTAGCCGTGCCAAACAGGAACACAGTTCAGACTCGTCATTGCGAAGTTAAAGGAAGCGAATATTTTTTAAACTGTTGTTTCGTTTATTTGGGAAAACCAAACACTGAGCATTGTTTTAAGGACATATTGCACTCATTGCCTTGTGAGCGATATTTATTTACAGAGCATTCAGCTTCAGCACTATAACACTATAATCGACAAATTGGATCGCATGAGACTTCCCAAAAAAGCAAGTGTTCACGAATTTTCAAACAACGGCATTCGTGTTATAGCGAGTAGAAAATCAGCACCATGACAATTCTGCACGCTAGGCACTAAAGCTAGTCAGAATAAAGTCAATACAGCATACTGGTCGAACACTTCCCATTCTACTGTATTAACTTTTTAGAAACTATTGAAACCTTCATTATTGGCACCCGTTttcgaatagtttttttttctttttgttcactcgCGGCTAAGCAGAACAAACGCTCCGATTGGGCTGGAAGGCGAAAATATGTGAGTCAGCATTTTCTTATACATAAATACAGCAAACGTGCAAGGATTATGGCATTTCTCGGCGGTAATTTAGCTAGATGGTATATTCCTTTGTATGCACATCGTCTTCGAGTGAGATTGTATCGCCCGCTTTATGAACAAGAGCATGCAAGCGTGCGAAGTTAAAGAATATAGTCCGATTCGATTTTCGGAGGAATATTGGGGCAGCTTTGTTGTTTGACAGGTGAAAGGCCTTATGTGCATTTCATGGAAAATAGGTTTGCCCTCGCGGCAGAATCACTGGAAGGCTATTTTTACGATAGCCCTTGCTAATAACAGGGTGAGCCTTTGTTGTGCTGAGGCCTACTATACATCGTAGAAGTCGAGAGGTTTCAGTTGAGGTTGCTCCTGGCTGCTGGCAGGACTAGCCTTGCCTTGATTGACAGTGTCGGCAACTGGCATGCATGCACCTTTGATCATTTTTAAATGGCTCTACAGGCTATGATACTTTTGGCCTATGCTGCTGACCCATCCAAACAGATAACAGCTTGCCTTAAACGAAAATAAAACCTCTTTGCAGCTTCTTCCGTGCAAAATAAACATCTGAGGAAGTCAACGGTACAGACCTGGGAAGTAA comes from the Amblyomma americanum isolate KBUSLIRL-KWMA chromosome 1, ASM5285725v1, whole genome shotgun sequence genome and includes:
- the LOC144135777 gene encoding uncharacterized protein LOC144135777, which encodes MHPGRRGVDSETAFVIAIIVVFIVIGVFVFIYACCVTEEKLKSATKKKASQKKKDAGPAAPPAPAPAGPAAPAAAPVAAPADSMAKPSTAAAPSPPTNGGGDTRNTEIVLTVQDTVAQSLPVSRPPVPTMSALTPTWKPHSSEPRRNGIKSMVAEVAPPAQSTPSVCDRAYSVHL